The following are from one region of the Candidatus Shapirobacteria bacterium genome:
- a CDS encoding PDZ domain-containing protein: protein MKKRQTPKTKKIPSGSSLLPVLSQETIQWQRQNIPLLAGFVIIAACFVLTLTKLSAVKPEPIAANPSPPIDTQSVSDCTPSPDIFSGIGVRLEQVENKVRVQKTIPGSPAEKNDILSGDVIYRVDETPVVDVNDAVARIRGEIGVPVRIILYRNNLRLDKTIVRDNIVDEENLICR, encoded by the coding sequence ATGAAAAAGCGCCAAACTCCCAAAACCAAAAAAATACCTTCCGGTTCTTCCCTGTTACCTGTCCTATCTCAAGAGACAATTCAGTGGCAGAGACAAAATATCCCCCTTCTGGCTGGTTTTGTAATCATTGCCGCCTGTTTCGTTCTGACCCTGACAAAGCTATCGGCCGTCAAGCCCGAGCCAATTGCAGCCAACCCTTCGCCCCCAATCGACACCCAGTCGGTTTCCGACTGTACCCCCTCTCCGGATATCTTTTCCGGTATCGGTGTCAGGTTGGAGCAAGTTGAAAACAAAGTCCGTGTCCAAAAAACAATTCCCGGATCGCCTGCTGAAAAAAACGATATTTTGTCGGGTGATGTTATTTACCGGGTAGACGAAACTCCTGTTGTCGACGTAAACGACGCTGTTGCCAGAATCAGGGGAGAAATTGGCGTTCCTGTAAGAATTATTTTATATCGCAATAACCTCCGTCTGGACAAGACGATTGTCAGGGACAACATTGTCGACGAAGAAAACTTAATCTGCCGGTAG
- a CDS encoding thiolase domain-containing protein, whose protein sequence is MKTFVAGSYITKFGELWEKSLKDLLTEAVQGVIKNSNLDDKEVEAIFVSNMAGGIFDGQLHLGAMASQILKNQPPAMRIEGACASGGLAMIAAELALLSGRYKTVMVVGAEKMTDVSNPTATEGLVGAADVEMEYGSTFPGLYALMAQKHMKEFGTTRDELSAVSVKNHKHGLLNPLAQFHKEITIAEVNESEIIAAPLRLFDCSPISDGAAAVILTTKYGLNCPQIIGFGQGMDSLSLAKRNSLTTIEAGVKAAKIAYKMAGVGPDDIGAAEIHDCFSIAEILAIEDLGFFKKGMGGKATIEGKTTYGGKVVINPSGGLKSNGHPVGATGIKQIAYLSQLILDKKIKTGLAQNVGGSGATAVVHILGGKK, encoded by the coding sequence ATGAAGACATTTGTGGCCGGATCATACATTACTAAATTCGGGGAATTATGGGAGAAGAGTTTAAAAGATCTGCTGACTGAAGCTGTACAGGGAGTGATAAAAAATTCTAATTTGGATGATAAAGAAGTTGAAGCAATTTTTGTTTCAAATATGGCCGGCGGAATATTTGACGGGCAACTTCATTTGGGAGCAATGGCAAGCCAGATACTAAAAAATCAGCCACCGGCAATGAGAATTGAGGGGGCCTGTGCTTCGGGCGGTTTGGCAATGATTGCGGCAGAATTGGCTCTATTGTCGGGCAGATATAAAACTGTAATGGTGGTAGGAGCAGAAAAGATGACTGATGTATCAAACCCGACGGCGACAGAAGGTTTGGTGGGGGCGGCGGACGTGGAGATGGAATACGGAAGCACGTTTCCGGGGTTATATGCACTGATGGCTCAGAAACACATGAAGGAATTCGGAACGACAAGGGATGAGCTGTCGGCGGTTAGTGTTAAAAACCATAAACATGGACTTTTGAACCCACTGGCACAATTCCACAAAGAAATAACTATAGCGGAAGTGAATGAAAGTGAAATCATTGCTGCCCCGCTTAGATTGTTTGATTGCTCCCCTATTTCGGACGGGGCGGCCGCGGTGATTTTGACGACTAAATATGGATTAAATTGCCCGCAAATTATTGGGTTTGGACAAGGAATGGACAGCTTGTCCTTGGCAAAAAGAAATTCACTGACCACCATCGAGGCCGGGGTAAAAGCGGCGAAGATCGCATACAAAATGGCTGGCGTAGGGCCAGACGATATTGGGGCAGCAGAAATTCATGATTGTTTTTCTATTGCGGAAATTTTGGCAATCGAGGACCTGGGGTTTTTTAAAAAAGGGATGGGGGGGAAAGCAACGATTGAGGGGAAAACTACATATGGAGGAAAAGTTGTAATTAATCCTTCGGGAGGGTTGAAATCCAACGGACATCCGGTGGGGGCAACCGGCATAAAACAAATTGCTTATTTATCGCAGCTGATTTTAGATAAAAAAATAAAAACCGGACTGGCACAGAACGTGGGTGGCAGCGGCGCAACGGCAGTAGTTCATATATTGGGAGGTAAAAAGTGA
- a CDS encoding Ig-like domain-containing protein: MKKSTKLLFVIICIILFLSGSLFLRLKIKKPVNTSVVPMDIEFAASKKSSSGVDPQSPIIISSSQTLDAQAISQAIKITPEADYSVKKINDNSAELNFRKPLEKSTVYQISLNRSRWAFQIESPLAVTGSLPGNKSTDVNPNTSIEFYLNNPDFLTSANQYFNIQPSVSGRFEKHQNSLVFIPSSLTADTLYTVTLKKGFPLADNSQKLPDDFSFQFETGNTDKTQVSRFDFQKPIFESSPDKPPIAIISNWDPPSQKVKAKLYQFNSTDFQDCLTQKIALPSWARHSRYYRCQTTGKSISEFELDTKSPTEYGSKYLELPSKLPIGYYALEVINPDTSISQTLIEVSPLSWFYWIGVDDSLFWVNDLVSQKPLADVKLFLGSKELGASNTEGLVKLTTHSDLKSRQNQILTIKTALFTAYNLIEYQNTYGGYFASSEAEIEKNKYWSYLYTDRAIYLPSDKISFWGIVKSRAIQSQEPITVELSRNSYSYWREENSSDNIIKKIEITPSNHGTFQGVFDFSNLNPGYYSLIAKKGDTFITQQGFSVETFKKPIFRITAKPQKLVIWAGQPNKVDLSVKFYDGTPVSETPIVWNMYDSTGNKKGEIITDKAGNASLEIPTVYDSTKNYWPQNVSVNFRPKGMQEADIDTYTSFFVFGPEYNLTVDSETIDSQSRITVTVRKNDLSLLEKSPWKNEGNPVANQSVSVKTERVWYDKVETGDYYDPINKITSKRYRYDKKTEGVSSQNLITDSNGKVTYSQPVISGQQYEIFVTAIDSQNRPTKSTIYISGSNSSSFADFYAKTSKDKYSLGDQIEVSLNYGNDPAPTSEPNKYLIFFVRNGKIYNTTVSENNKLSFQFGNDYVPNIILKSVWFSGSTYKISNNARSFLTNGLNLTFDTSSKELNIDAKTDKSKYQPGEEALVELSVKNNANQPQPNTKVLLSVVDESLSDIGGISSSGILSELYSSLGEGRLVDYYSNQVPENGGGAEGGGGGGESRSVFKNTVAFTELTTDATGVAKYKLKFPDNITSWRATMLAVGNDLSAGDGQLLIPVTKPLFVDIVTNDEFIITDKPKITAISYGEGLDTDSQISYSLNSPSLGINLKNISQKAFLPLEFDLGQLVPGKHRLEVKTSSGSFNDILIKTIDVVKSRNLLPKQEIISLDKQYKPIFTSQRPVYFTFIDKGLNSLYSKLKQFTGLNSYGLNERVDRLVAENISVGLLSQYFSEDTVETEESFSRYIHEKGVSLMPNSDADLVLTAKFAAANLPLVSKSQLSSALSTYFRQETSIERASAALWGLSETGKSLLTSIDILSKEKNTPRGQIYLGLALASQGDQISAGKILNEIIAKYGVKQDPYLFIKVDNNEQNTLENTALAMILSAKVGSIELLDKLWSYLDIAKSEEQLYVLEKAITIKSSIASYPSSLSEFEYQLLGQKFTKKLSDDKIHTVVVPQNELSTFSATPISGSVDIIVRWWEDFDLSQVTVNQNISLDVSTAPISKISGSEYMEFIVTPKISKNTTNESYLVSVNLPSGLRLIDNPYFYKTLSGKNEFFSFPSYIENNRLIFRSNFTYPIRFLARPINKGQFSFEPSFLYSSSTINQLNVSKPHPDITIN, encoded by the coding sequence ATGAAAAAGTCGACCAAGCTTTTATTTGTAATAATTTGTATTATTTTATTTCTATCCGGTTCACTGTTTCTTAGGCTAAAAATCAAAAAACCCGTCAACACAAGTGTTGTGCCAATGGATATCGAGTTTGCTGCCTCAAAAAAAAGTTCATCAGGGGTCGACCCCCAATCACCAATTATTATCTCCAGTAGTCAAACTCTTGATGCCCAAGCCATTTCTCAAGCCATAAAAATTACCCCGGAAGCCGATTACTCGGTCAAAAAAATAAACGATAACTCAGCCGAGCTTAACTTTAGAAAACCTCTCGAAAAATCAACCGTCTATCAAATTAGTCTAAATCGCTCAAGATGGGCTTTTCAAATCGAGTCTCCCCTTGCCGTTACCGGTTCTTTGCCCGGCAACAAATCTACCGATGTCAACCCCAATACCTCAATAGAGTTTTATTTGAATAATCCTGATTTTCTTACATCAGCCAACCAATATTTTAATATTCAGCCATCCGTTTCCGGCCGTTTTGAAAAACATCAAAATTCTCTCGTGTTCATCCCCTCATCTCTTACCGCCGACACCTTATACACCGTTACTCTTAAAAAGGGATTTCCTCTGGCCGACAATTCCCAAAAATTACCCGATGATTTTTCTTTTCAATTCGAAACAGGCAATACCGACAAAACTCAAGTTTCGCGTTTTGATTTTCAAAAACCCATCTTCGAGTCATCTCCCGACAAACCTCCTATCGCCATTATCAGCAATTGGGATCCGCCCTCTCAAAAAGTAAAAGCCAAGCTTTATCAATTCAACAGTACTGATTTCCAAGACTGTCTGACCCAAAAGATTGCCCTTCCTTCCTGGGCTCGTCATAGCCGATATTATCGTTGCCAAACTACCGGGAAATCAATTTCTGAGTTTGAGTTGGACACAAAATCCCCCACAGAATATGGCTCGAAATACCTGGAACTTCCTTCAAAATTACCCATCGGGTATTATGCCCTTGAAGTCATCAACCCCGACACCTCAATCAGCCAAACATTAATTGAAGTATCACCCCTTTCATGGTTTTATTGGATAGGAGTCGATGATTCTTTGTTTTGGGTAAACGATTTGGTTTCTCAAAAACCACTTGCCGACGTTAAACTCTTTCTCGGCTCAAAAGAGCTTGGTGCTTCAAATACCGAAGGATTAGTCAAGCTCACTACCCACAGCGATTTAAAATCCCGTCAAAACCAAATACTAACCATAAAAACCGCCCTCTTTACCGCCTATAATCTCATTGAATATCAGAATACCTATGGCGGCTATTTTGCTTCTTCCGAAGCCGAAATAGAAAAAAACAAATATTGGTCGTATCTGTACACCGATAGAGCGATATATCTTCCTTCCGACAAGATTAGTTTTTGGGGCATCGTAAAATCACGAGCCATCCAATCCCAAGAGCCAATTACCGTCGAGCTCTCCCGGAATTCTTACTCTTATTGGCGAGAGGAAAATTCTTCGGACAATATAATCAAAAAAATAGAAATCACCCCATCCAATCATGGCACATTTCAGGGGGTCTTTGATTTCTCCAACCTAAACCCGGGATATTACAGTCTCATTGCCAAAAAAGGGGACACCTTTATCACCCAACAAGGTTTTTCGGTTGAAACTTTTAAAAAACCCATCTTTCGGATTACAGCTAAACCTCAAAAACTTGTCATCTGGGCCGGTCAGCCAAACAAAGTTGATCTTTCGGTAAAATTTTATGACGGCACTCCTGTTTCCGAGACCCCAATAGTTTGGAATATGTACGATAGCACCGGAAATAAAAAAGGTGAAATTATAACCGACAAGGCCGGAAATGCTAGCCTTGAGATCCCAACCGTTTACGACTCAACAAAAAATTATTGGCCGCAAAATGTCTCGGTCAACTTCCGACCCAAGGGTATGCAGGAAGCCGACATCGACACCTACACTTCCTTCTTTGTGTTTGGGCCGGAATATAATTTGACCGTAGATTCGGAAACCATAGACAGTCAATCCCGGATCACTGTCACCGTAAGAAAAAATGACCTAAGTTTATTAGAGAAATCTCCCTGGAAGAATGAAGGAAACCCGGTGGCAAACCAGTCCGTTTCTGTCAAAACCGAACGGGTCTGGTACGACAAAGTAGAAACCGGAGACTACTACGATCCTATCAACAAAATCACCTCAAAAAGATATCGGTACGATAAAAAAACCGAAGGTGTGTCCAGCCAAAACTTAATCACCGATAGCAACGGCAAGGTCACCTATTCTCAGCCGGTTATCTCCGGTCAGCAATACGAAATTTTCGTCACTGCAATTGACTCCCAAAATCGGCCTACCAAATCCACTATCTATATTTCCGGCTCCAACTCGTCATCATTCGCTGATTTTTATGCCAAAACTTCAAAAGACAAGTATTCTCTCGGAGATCAAATAGAAGTATCTCTTAATTACGGCAATGATCCGGCTCCGACTTCCGAACCCAACAAATATCTCATTTTCTTTGTCAGAAATGGAAAAATTTATAACACGACCGTTTCCGAAAATAATAAACTTAGTTTTCAATTCGGAAACGATTACGTTCCAAATATAATTTTGAAAAGCGTTTGGTTTAGTGGTTCTACCTACAAGATCAGCAACAATGCCCGTAGCTTCTTGACAAACGGCCTCAACCTCACCTTCGACACCTCATCAAAGGAGCTGAATATTGATGCAAAAACCGACAAGTCAAAATATCAACCAGGGGAAGAAGCCCTGGTTGAATTATCTGTTAAAAATAACGCCAATCAGCCTCAACCCAATACCAAAGTCCTTCTTTCGGTGGTAGATGAGTCACTCAGTGATATCGGCGGAATCTCTTCTTCCGGCATCCTATCAGAATTATATTCTTCACTCGGTGAAGGTCGATTGGTAGATTATTACTCAAATCAAGTACCCGAAAATGGTGGCGGGGCCGAAGGCGGTGGCGGCGGTGGAGAGAGCCGTTCAGTATTCAAAAATACTGTTGCTTTTACCGAACTCACCACCGATGCCACGGGGGTCGCTAAGTACAAACTAAAATTTCCCGACAATATTACCTCCTGGCGGGCTACCATGCTAGCCGTCGGGAATGATCTCTCGGCCGGAGATGGTCAGTTACTTATTCCTGTTACCAAGCCGCTTTTTGTCGACATAGTGACCAACGACGAATTTATCATCACCGATAAACCAAAAATTACTGCCATCAGCTACGGCGAGGGCCTCGACACTGATTCGCAAATTAGTTATTCTCTTAACTCTCCCAGCTTAGGGATAAACCTCAAAAATATCTCCCAAAAAGCTTTTCTTCCGCTCGAATTTGATTTAGGTCAATTAGTCCCCGGGAAGCACCGCCTCGAGGTCAAGACTTCCTCCGGCAGCTTCAACGATATCCTGATTAAAACCATAGATGTGGTCAAAAGCCGAAACCTATTGCCAAAACAGGAAATAATAAGTTTAGACAAACAGTACAAGCCAATCTTTACCAGCCAACGCCCGGTGTACTTTACCTTTATCGACAAAGGCCTGAACTCCCTCTACTCAAAATTAAAACAATTTACCGGCCTCAACTCCTATGGTCTCAATGAGAGAGTAGACCGCCTAGTTGCAGAAAATATTTCTGTCGGACTTTTATCCCAATATTTTTCCGAAGATACGGTGGAAACCGAAGAAAGCTTTAGCCGGTATATCCACGAAAAAGGTGTCAGTCTCATGCCCAACTCCGATGCCGATCTGGTATTGACAGCCAAGTTCGCCGCCGCCAATCTTCCGCTCGTCAGTAAATCTCAGCTTTCCTCCGCCCTCTCGACCTACTTTCGTCAAGAAACTTCCATTGAGCGGGCCAGTGCCGCTCTTTGGGGTCTTTCGGAAACCGGCAAATCTCTTCTTACCTCCATCGATATCTTATCGAAAGAAAAAAATACTCCCCGGGGCCAAATCTATCTCGGGCTAGCTTTAGCTTCCCAGGGTGATCAAATTTCCGCCGGGAAGATCCTGAATGAAATTATTGCCAAATACGGCGTAAAACAGGATCCATATCTTTTCATCAAAGTCGACAACAATGAGCAAAATACCCTCGAAAATACAGCTTTGGCCATGATCTTATCGGCCAAAGTCGGCTCCATTGAACTGCTTGATAAACTGTGGTCATATCTTGATATTGCCAAATCAGAAGAACAACTTTATGTCTTGGAAAAAGCCATTACCATAAAATCGTCCATCGCCTCATACCCATCATCACTCTCCGAGTTTGAATATCAGTTATTGGGTCAAAAGTTTACTAAAAAATTATCCGACGATAAAATCCATACAGTCGTGGTTCCTCAAAACGAATTATCCACTTTCTCTGCCACCCCTATTTCCGGTTCAGTCGATATTATTGTTCGCTGGTGGGAAGATTTTGACTTATCTCAAGTTACGGTTAACCAAAATATTTCTCTCGATGTTTCTACCGCTCCCATATCCAAAATATCCGGTTCTGAATACATGGAGTTTATCGTTACCCCCAAAATTTCCAAAAACACCACCAACGAATCATATTTAGTTTCCGTCAATCTCCCCTCCGGGCTCAGACTAATCGACAATCCCTACTTCTATAAAACCCTGAGCGGGAAAAATGAATTTTTCAGTTTCCCATCATATATTGAAAATAACCGGCTCATTTTCCGATCAAATTTTACCTATCCTATTCGCTTTTTAGCCCGACCAATCAACAAAGGTCAATTTTCTTTCGAGCCGTCATTTCTTTATTCGTCAAGCACTATTAATCAGCTAAATGTCTCGAAACCTCATCCTGATATCACTATTAATTAG
- a CDS encoding amidophosphoribosyltransferase, translating into MRKAVGYYLVKGMSLEKAVEKSYPLFTGVFSCLLMTADKIVAIRDRHGVRPLSIGTLEDGSTVFSSETCGLNIIGAKWKRDVLPGEMVSVDHHGLESQQLVSGKEMIDVFEFVYFSRPDSNIAGKNVNQVRKNLGRQLAHEVSVKADLVIPIPDSAIPAAIGFSEISKIPFDMGIIKNRYIHRTFIRPAQNIREGDIKIKLNPLSSIISGKKIALMDDSIVRGTTSREIVSLLRQAGATEVHFLVSSPPVKYPDFYGIDTPRQDQLIAAVKNIKETKEYIRADSLNYLSYKGMLKAVGLPENHLCTSCFSGQYPISIGSRLNDIKII; encoded by the coding sequence TACCCATTATTTACCGGAGTTTTTTCCTGTCTTTTGATGACCGCCGACAAAATCGTTGCCATCCGCGACCGTCATGGAGTCAGACCTCTGTCAATAGGCACCCTGGAAGACGGGAGCACCGTCTTTTCATCAGAGACATGTGGTCTCAACATAATTGGTGCCAAATGGAAACGCGACGTTCTGCCCGGGGAAATGGTTTCAGTTGATCACCATGGCCTCGAATCACAGCAGTTGGTCTCCGGCAAAGAAATGATCGATGTCTTTGAGTTTGTATATTTTTCCCGGCCCGATAGCAATATTGCCGGGAAAAATGTTAATCAAGTCAGAAAAAATTTAGGACGCCAATTGGCTCATGAAGTTTCAGTTAAGGCCGATTTAGTCATCCCCATCCCTGATTCGGCCATCCCCGCCGCCATAGGTTTCTCAGAAATATCAAAAATACCCTTCGACATGGGTATCATCAAAAATCGCTATATCCACCGGACCTTTATACGCCCTGCCCAAAACATTAGGGAAGGCGACATAAAAATTAAACTTAATCCTCTCTCTTCAATAATCAGCGGCAAAAAAATAGCCCTGATGGACGATTCTATCGTCCGGGGGACTACTTCCCGGGAAATTGTTAGCCTGCTTCGCCAAGCCGGGGCCACAGAAGTCCATTTTTTAGTCAGTTCCCCTCCGGTCAAATACCCGGATTTTTATGGTATCGATACCCCGCGCCAGGATCAGCTTATTGCTGCTGTCAAAAATATCAAAGAGACAAAAGAATATATCCGCGCCGATAGTTTAAACTACTTATCATACAAAGGTATGCTAAAAGCCGTTGGTTTACCCGAAAATCACCTCTGCACCTCATGTTTTTCCGGTCAATATCCGATTAGTATTGGTTCTCGTCTAAACGATATTAAAATAATATAA
- a CDS encoding OB-fold domain-containing protein has product MKGYPAEYWRANKGWAKIIGKEGEVVATTTIRVPPLMLQNMAPYTFSLVRFGDECRELMGVDNELLEIGDKVKCVFRRIADTDGKGIIMYGIKIKKVRS; this is encoded by the coding sequence GTGAAAGGATATCCGGCAGAATATTGGAGAGCCAACAAGGGGTGGGCAAAAATAATAGGTAAAGAGGGAGAGGTGGTGGCGACGACGACTATCCGAGTGCCGCCCTTGATGTTGCAAAATATGGCCCCGTATACCTTTTCTCTGGTTAGATTTGGGGACGAATGCCGGGAATTAATGGGTGTTGATAACGAGCTTTTGGAAATCGGAGATAAAGTAAAGTGTGTATTTAGACGAATCGCAGATACCGACGGGAAAGGGATAATAATGTATGGGATTAAGATAAAAAAAGTTCGGTCTTAG
- a CDS encoding RNA-binding protein — MAKKLYVGGLSFQTTEDTLRAAFAQAGTVVSAIIIMDKFSGRSKGFGFVEMETDEQAQAAIDMWNDKELDGRSVKVNEAKPMEERAPRRDNYSSGGHDSRGGSGGYRGGSSRY, encoded by the coding sequence ATGGCAAAAAAATTGTATGTCGGCGGCCTGTCTTTTCAGACAACCGAGGACACTTTGAGAGCAGCATTTGCTCAAGCGGGAACCGTGGTATCCGCAATTATTATCATGGACAAATTCTCCGGCAGGTCCAAGGGATTCGGATTTGTAGAAATGGAGACCGATGAACAGGCTCAAGCAGCAATCGATATGTGGAATGACAAAGAATTGGATGGTCGAAGCGTAAAAGTTAACGAAGCCAAACCAATGGAAGAAAGAGCGCCACGAAGAGACAACTATTCCAGCGGCGGTCATGATTCACGAGGCGGAAGCGGCGGTTATCGCGGCGGAAGCTCAAGATACTAA
- the amrB gene encoding AmmeMemoRadiSam system protein B produces the protein MSRNLILISLLISFAVGIFAYTRKSADGFTVLLVPHNHIFQPKIMEFMDRQYHPNIKNIIILGTNHADAGPVILKSDDDYSIQNIVPVVKKMYPTANIMPYIFRPGHDLLQTLSFSEDIKKIYHPDNTVIIASVDFSHYTSLSQADVFDQETITALRNRDYNQLITWGPEHTDCPDCLIVSSNLGDSFSLTGREYLDGTSYIFGIFR, from the coding sequence ATGTCTCGAAACCTCATCCTGATATCACTATTAATTAGTTTTGCCGTTGGAATCTTTGCCTATACCCGAAAATCAGCCGACGGTTTTACGGTTCTCTTGGTTCCCCACAACCATATTTTTCAGCCCAAGATAATGGAGTTTATGGACAGACAATACCACCCAAATATTAAAAATATCATAATCCTGGGAACCAATCATGCCGATGCCGGTCCTGTGATTCTAAAAAGTGACGACGATTACAGCATCCAAAATATTGTCCCAGTTGTCAAAAAAATGTATCCAACCGCCAACATAATGCCTTATATTTTTCGTCCCGGCCACGATCTTCTCCAAACTCTATCCTTTTCCGAGGATATCAAAAAAATCTACCACCCCGACAACACGGTTATTATCGCCTCAGTTGATTTCTCTCACTATACCTCCTTGTCGCAGGCAGATGTCTTTGACCAGGAAACCATTACTGCCCTTAGAAACAGGGACTACAACCAATTAATCACCTGGGGGCCGGAGCACACTGACTGCCCGGACTGTTTAATCGTATCATCGAATTTAGGCGACAGCTTCTCCCTTACCGGCAGAGAGTATCTTGACGGGACTAGCTATATTTTTGGTATTTTCCGCTGA
- the queA gene encoding tRNA preQ1(34) S-adenosylmethionine ribosyltransferase-isomerase QueA: MSVNQANFNYYLPAELIAAAPSNPRDSCRLITLNRHTGSINQTYFYKLIDQLTENDVLVLNQSKVFPARIFGKKETGGRIELLLLRSLSDFTWTAISKPGARIDTQLIFPRNLKGKVVSRTVSTGEIDIEFNQNKNELLKTLHAIGHTPLPPYISSKEPEADLRRNYQTVFATDVGSAAAPTAGLHFTQKLLKKIKSKGIQLEYLTLHVGLGTFQPLRQENITNKKLHLEYYEIAPDVLARLNQAKSAGKRIIAVGTTSARALESASTDQGVLIRGTSATDIFIFPPYKFKFVDSLITNFHLPESSLLMLVSAFVSFPNTVFQYNDFLTSSIGQVYLKAIESKYLFFSFGDACWIY, encoded by the coding sequence ATGTCGGTCAATCAGGCTAATTTTAACTATTATCTCCCTGCCGAGTTGATTGCTGCCGCTCCATCAAATCCCCGTGATAGCTGCAGGTTAATCACTCTAAACAGGCATACCGGTTCAATAAATCAGACTTATTTTTATAAATTGATCGATCAATTAACCGAAAATGATGTTTTAGTTCTTAACCAGAGTAAAGTTTTCCCGGCCCGAATTTTTGGCAAAAAAGAAACGGGCGGCCGGATAGAACTATTATTACTGCGATCCCTCAGTGACTTCACCTGGACAGCTATCTCAAAGCCGGGTGCCAGAATCGACACCCAACTTATCTTCCCACGGAATCTAAAAGGCAAAGTAGTTAGCCGGACTGTCAGCACGGGAGAGATAGACATCGAATTTAACCAGAACAAAAATGAATTATTAAAAACATTACACGCAATTGGTCACACCCCCCTTCCTCCATATATTAGCTCAAAAGAGCCAGAAGCCGATCTTCGCCGCAACTACCAGACTGTTTTTGCCACTGATGTCGGTTCTGCGGCTGCTCCCACCGCCGGGCTTCATTTTACCCAAAAGCTTTTAAAAAAAATAAAAAGTAAAGGCATCCAATTGGAATATCTTACTCTCCATGTCGGACTTGGAACTTTTCAACCGCTTAGGCAGGAAAACATTACCAATAAAAAGCTTCATCTCGAGTACTACGAAATTGCCCCGGACGTGTTAGCCCGACTCAATCAGGCCAAGAGTGCCGGCAAAAGAATTATCGCCGTCGGCACAACTTCGGCCAGAGCTTTGGAATCAGCTTCAACTGATCAGGGCGTACTTATCCGCGGAACTTCTGCTACCGATATTTTTATCTTTCCACCATACAAATTTAAATTTGTCGATAGTCTTATTACCAATTTTCATCTCCCGGAATCAAGCCTATTAATGCTAGTTTCTGCTTTTGTGTCATTCCCCAACACGGTTTTTCAATATAACGACTTTTTGACATCATCTATCGGACAGGTATATTTAAAAGCCATCGAGAGTAAGTATCTTTTTTTCAGCTTCGGTGACGCTTGTTGGATTTATTAA
- a CDS encoding hydroxymethylglutaryl-CoA synthase: MDKSVGIVSYGAYIPESVIKSGEIAQAHNGKDMGPVLGVEQKTVPGIDEDSTTIAVEAAYQAYLRLTEREFLEKKMGVIFVGSESHPYAVKPTSGIVAQALGLQKYMAMADMQFACKAGTQSLQACFAYVKSKMADFGLAIGVDTAQSRPGDVLEYTAGAGGAAFFVGRENLLAEMVGTVSVATDTPDFWRRPRQEFPEHAGRFSGEPAYFNHILTAGRKLLSDLDMKISDFDYCIFHTPNGKFPKAVAKTMGCSEDQIKHSLVVRTIGNTYAAASLMALTNVLDQAKGGEKIFMASYGSGAGSDCFAFNCAENMQERKADWNNFLSSQIGNRFISYSEYRKRTEK; this comes from the coding sequence ATGGACAAAAGTGTCGGAATTGTGTCTTATGGCGCGTATATTCCGGAATCAGTAATCAAAAGCGGTGAAATTGCCCAGGCTCACAACGGTAAGGATATGGGGCCGGTTTTGGGAGTGGAACAGAAAACTGTACCAGGAATAGACGAAGACAGTACAACTATTGCCGTAGAGGCGGCATATCAGGCATATTTAAGGCTGACAGAAAGAGAGTTTTTGGAGAAAAAAATGGGGGTAATATTTGTGGGGAGCGAGAGCCATCCTTATGCGGTAAAACCAACTTCGGGAATTGTGGCTCAGGCCCTGGGGTTGCAGAAATATATGGCCATGGCAGATATGCAGTTTGCCTGTAAGGCAGGAACCCAAAGTTTGCAGGCGTGTTTTGCCTATGTAAAGTCAAAGATGGCAGATTTTGGCCTGGCAATAGGGGTAGATACAGCTCAGTCGCGGCCTGGTGACGTGTTGGAATATACTGCTGGAGCAGGCGGAGCTGCATTTTTTGTCGGCAGGGAAAATTTACTGGCAGAAATGGTTGGCACGGTATCGGTGGCAACGGATACGCCTGATTTCTGGAGACGGCCGAGGCAGGAATTTCCTGAACATGCAGGCAGATTTTCCGGGGAACCGGCATATTTTAACCATATCCTGACTGCCGGTAGGAAACTTTTGTCTGACCTGGATATGAAAATCAGTGATTTTGACTATTGTATTTTTCATACACCAAACGGGAAATTCCCAAAAGCGGTGGCAAAAACAATGGGCTGCTCGGAAGACCAAATTAAACATAGCCTGGTCGTCCGGACGATTGGCAATACCTATGCAGCCGCTAGCTTGATGGCGCTGACTAATGTACTTGACCAGGCGAAGGGGGGAGAGAAAATTTTTATGGCTTCATACGGATCGGGGGCCGGATCTGATTGTTTTGCTTTTAACTGTGCTGAGAACATGCAGGAGAGGAAGGCTGACTGGAACAATTTTCTATCAAGCCAGATTGGTAATCGTTTCATAAGTTATAGTGAATACAGAAAAAGGACGGAAAAATGA